A window of Fictibacillus halophilus contains these coding sequences:
- a CDS encoding DUF2953 domain-containing protein, giving the protein MVWVTSIIGILLLLLIVISFSTIHISIYFVHRNDNSNIQVNFKMYRFLKYKLNVPLIMVDAQDHSVKIREEKKSTLGQKKEKKKITFSQIKKKYRSFNQMLKHINHFYKILAAFLKKMRVKKVEWHSAVGLGEASLSAIAAGTVWSFKGIAIQVLNTFFKLEGSPNVSVVPVFQGMHSETRFSCMISLKIGHAIVVMLKILKSWRMVSRSTKENSEYMTGGM; this is encoded by the coding sequence ATGGTTTGGGTTACAAGCATAATTGGCATCTTACTATTATTATTAATCGTGATAAGTTTTTCAACGATCCACATCTCCATTTATTTCGTTCATCGAAATGATAATAGCAACATTCAAGTGAATTTTAAGATGTACCGTTTCTTAAAATATAAACTGAATGTGCCACTAATCATGGTAGATGCTCAAGATCACTCTGTTAAGATCAGAGAAGAAAAAAAATCAACGCTCGGACAAAAGAAAGAAAAGAAGAAGATCACGTTCTCACAAATAAAAAAGAAATATCGATCATTTAATCAGATGCTAAAGCATATTAACCATTTTTATAAGATACTCGCTGCTTTTTTGAAGAAGATGAGAGTAAAAAAAGTAGAATGGCATAGCGCTGTTGGGCTCGGTGAAGCTTCTTTATCAGCTATTGCGGCAGGAACGGTTTGGAGTTTCAAAGGAATAGCGATACAAGTGCTGAATACGTTTTTTAAACTTGAAGGATCACCTAATGTTTCCGTTGTGCCTGTTTTTCAAGGCATGCACAGTGAAACGCGCTTTTCTTGTATGATTTCACTTAAAATCGGGCATGCTATTGTCGTTATGTTAAAAATCTTAAAGTCCTGGCGAATGGTAAGTCGTTCGACTAAGGAGAATTCTGAATATATGACTGGAGGCATGTAA
- the tpx gene encoding thiol peroxidase yields the protein MMAVTFKEKPVTLLGNEVKVGDQAPDFKVLANDMSEVSLADSKGSVRLIAAVPSVDTGVCDAEVRRFNEEASKLDNVKVLTVSVDLPFAQKRWCAAAGIENVQTLSDHRDLSFGKAYGVAIEELRLLARSVFVIDSSDKVTYVEYVDEVTSHPNYEAAIEAAKAAK from the coding sequence ATCATGGCTGTAACATTTAAAGAAAAACCAGTCACATTACTAGGAAATGAAGTAAAAGTAGGGGACCAAGCTCCAGATTTCAAAGTGTTGGCAAACGACATGTCTGAAGTTAGTCTTGCGGATTCAAAAGGAAGTGTACGTTTGATCGCTGCTGTTCCTTCAGTTGATACAGGCGTATGTGATGCTGAAGTGCGTCGTTTTAATGAAGAGGCATCTAAGCTTGATAACGTTAAAGTCTTAACCGTTTCAGTGGACTTGCCTTTTGCACAAAAAAGATGGTGTGCAGCAGCAGGTATTGAAAACGTTCAAACTCTATCTGATCACCGTGATCTTTCGTTCGGTAAAGCATATGGTGTTGCGATCGAGGAACTTCGTCTCCTTGCACGCTCTGTATTTGTAATTGATAGCTCTGATAAAGTTACGTATGTAGAATATGTAGATGAAGTTACGAGCCACCCGAATTATGAAGCAGCGATCGAAGCAGCTAAAGCAGCGAAGTAA
- the ytfJ gene encoding GerW family sporulation protein — protein MSEHPIQGLMKTAMENLKEMIDVNTIIGDPVETPDGSVILTVSKVGFGFAAGGSEFGGQEESRNSSTQHGSSSQSKEMPFGGGSGGGVSITPIAFLVVSNTGIKTIHLDNSTHLYERILDLAPGVIDKLQHLMNKNKHNQGPSSTQTHEF, from the coding sequence ATGAGTGAACATCCGATCCAGGGTTTAATGAAAACCGCGATGGAAAACTTAAAAGAAATGATTGATGTAAATACGATTATTGGTGATCCCGTAGAGACGCCAGATGGCAGTGTTATCCTTACTGTATCAAAAGTAGGATTTGGGTTTGCAGCAGGTGGGAGTGAATTCGGTGGACAGGAAGAATCCCGTAATTCATCTACACAGCATGGTTCATCTAGTCAATCAAAAGAGATGCCTTTTGGTGGAGGAAGTGGAGGAGGAGTTTCCATTACTCCGATTGCATTCCTAGTAGTAAGCAATACAGGCATCAAGACAATCCACTTAGATAACAGTACGCACTTATACGAAAGAATCTTAGACCTAGCACCTGGTGTAATAGATAAGCTACAGCATCTCATGAACAAGAACAAACACAATCAAGGGCCTTCAAGCACACAAACACATGAGTTTTAA